From Rhododendron vialii isolate Sample 1 chromosome 10a, ASM3025357v1, the proteins below share one genomic window:
- the LOC131304322 gene encoding DNA-(apurinic or apyrimidinic site) endonuclease 2 isoform X7 produces the protein MKIVTYNVNGLRPRVSQFGSLLKLLDSLDADIICLQETKISRQDLTADLLVADGYECFFSCTRTTDKGRISYSGVATFCRVKSAFSSNEVALPLAAEEGFTGVLESSKGLRRREDEGPAKAGGLEEFSKEELLKIDSEGRCVITDHGHFGNLTVLFNIYGPRAVSDDRERIQFKHTFFMMLQKRWSFLLHQGRRIFIVGDLNIAPAAMDSCNPGPDFDKNQFRRWFRSLLVENGGDFFDVFRAKHPERWKAGRSIKLEGSDHVPVYTSLMEIPDIAQHSTPSLSARFVPEVRGVQQTIVSMMMKRQVEKQVKTDEVSSSFSEENMTVGTCIENLERSSYDFNTSGSPSERSCDASGGSFSETAHAKMSAFETVRANSTPGKEIRKKARHGQSSQQLSLKSFFKKSLTSAFGHDHTSTAINNELGDVAKSDNTPVEPTMDEQESCRPEQSQLNDCISTQDQGDLNACCSSEADKSNVALSEWQRIRQLMQNSMPFCKGHHEHCVSRVVKKEGPNFGRRFYVCARAEVKVFLMRCQPPHLLPFWTPNLPYLLLNAVLVS, from the exons GTGACGTACAACGTCAACGGCCTCAGGCCTCGGGTCTCGCAGTTCGGTTCTCTCCTCAAATTACTCGACTCTCTCGATGCCGATATCATCTGTTTACAGGAGACCAAGATATCTAGACAGGACCTAACGGCGGATTTGCTTGTGGCCGACGGCTATGAGTGCTTCTTTTCCTGCACCCGCACCACCGATAAAGGACGCATCAGCTACTCCG GCGTTGCAACATTTTGTCGCGTAAAGTCAGCATTTTCAAGCAATGAAGTGGCTTTACCCCTTGCAGCCGAGGAGGGCTTTACTGGGGTTCTTGAAAGTTCAAAAGGGTTGAGAAGGAGAGAAGATGAAGGACCGGCAAAAGCAGGGGGCCTTGAGGAATTCTCAAAGGAAGAGCTTCTTAAGATTGATAGTGAGGGGCGATGTGTCATAACAGACCATGGCCATTTTG GGAATTTGACAGTGCTTTTTAACATCTATGGACCACGAGCAGTCTCTGATGATAGGGAGAGGATTCAGTTTAAGCACACCTTTTTTATGATGTTACAG AAAAGATGGAGTTTTCTTTTGCATCAAGGACGAAGAATATTCATAGTTGGTGATCTTAATATTGCTCCTGCTGCTATGGATAGCTGTAATCCGGGGCCAGACTTTGATAAGAACCA GTTCAGGAGGTGGTTTAGATCCTTACTTGTTGAAAATGGTGGCGATTTCTTTGATGTTTTCAGAGCAAAGCATCCTGAGAG GTGGAAGGCCGGGAGAAGCATCAAATTGGAAGGTTCTGATCATGTCCCTGTTTATACAAGTTTGATGGAAATCCCAGATATTGCGCAGCATAGTACTCCCTCTTTATCTGCTAGATTTGTTCCCGAGGTTCGTGGCGTCCAGCAGACTATTG TGTCAATGATGATGAAAAGACAAGTAGAGAAGCAAGTTAAGACCGACGAAGTGTCAAGTTCATTTTCAGAGGAAAATATGACAGTTGGGACTTGCATTGAGAATTTGGAAAGATCATCTTATGACTTCAATACATCAGGCTCGCCCTCTGAAAGAAGTTGTGATGCTTCTGGAGGTTCCTTTAGTGAGACTGCCCATGCTAAAATGTCTGCATTTGAAACTGTCCGTGCTAACTCAACCCCTGGTAAAGAAATCAGGAAAAAAGCAAGACACGGTCAATCGTCACAACAACTCTCACTGAAgtcattttttaagaaaagttTGACATCTGCTTTTGGGCATGACCACACTAGCACTGCGATCAACAATGAGCTGGGAGATGTGGCAAAATCTGACAATACACCAGTTGAACCTACCATGGATGAGCAGGAGAGCTGTCGTCCTGAGCAGTCCCAGTTAAATGATTGTATATCCACTCAGGATCAAGGTGATCTAAATGCCTGTTGTTCTTCTGAGGCGGACAAGAGTAATGTTGCGTTATCAGAGTGGCAAAGGATTCGGCAACTGATGCAGAACAGCATGCCTTTTTGCAAGGGCCATCATGAACATTGTGTTTCTCGGGTTGTGAAGAAAGAAGGCCCTAATTTTGGCCGCAGATTCTATGTCTGTGCTCGTGCTGAG
- the LOC131304322 gene encoding DNA-(apurinic or apyrimidinic site) endonuclease 2 isoform X1: MKIVTYNVNGLRPRVSQFGSLLKLLDSLDADIICLQETKISRQDLTADLLVADGYECFFSCTRTTDKGRISYSGVATFCRVKSAFSSNEVALPLAAEEGFTGVLESSKGLRRREDEGPAKAGGLEEFSKEELLKIDSEGRCVITDHGHFGNLTVLFNIYGPRAVSDDRERIQFKHTFFMMLQKRWSFLLHQGRRIFIVGDLNIAPAAMDSCNPGPDFDKNHALPCRFRRWFRSLLVENGGDFFDVFRAKHPERTEAFTHWPQNTGAEEFNYGSRIDHILSGGVCLHEDSGQKGHNFVTCHVKECDIMSQFKRWRPGNSPRWKAGRSIKLEGSDHVPVYTSLMEIPDIAQHSTPSLSARFVPEVRGVQQTIVSMMMKRQVEKQVKTDEVSSSFSEENMTVGTCIENLERSSYDFNTSGSPSERSCDASGGSFSETAHAKMSAFETVRANSTPGKEIRKKARHGQSSQQLSLKSFFKKSLTSAFGHDHTSTAINNELGDVAKSDNTPVEPTMDEQESCRPEQSQLNDCISTQDQGDLNACCSSEADKSNVALSEWQRIRQLMQNSMPFCKGHHEHCVSRVVKKEGPNFGRRFYVCARAEVKVFLMRCQPPHLLPFWTPNLPYLLLNAVLVS; encoded by the exons GTGACGTACAACGTCAACGGCCTCAGGCCTCGGGTCTCGCAGTTCGGTTCTCTCCTCAAATTACTCGACTCTCTCGATGCCGATATCATCTGTTTACAGGAGACCAAGATATCTAGACAGGACCTAACGGCGGATTTGCTTGTGGCCGACGGCTATGAGTGCTTCTTTTCCTGCACCCGCACCACCGATAAAGGACGCATCAGCTACTCCG GCGTTGCAACATTTTGTCGCGTAAAGTCAGCATTTTCAAGCAATGAAGTGGCTTTACCCCTTGCAGCCGAGGAGGGCTTTACTGGGGTTCTTGAAAGTTCAAAAGGGTTGAGAAGGAGAGAAGATGAAGGACCGGCAAAAGCAGGGGGCCTTGAGGAATTCTCAAAGGAAGAGCTTCTTAAGATTGATAGTGAGGGGCGATGTGTCATAACAGACCATGGCCATTTTG GGAATTTGACAGTGCTTTTTAACATCTATGGACCACGAGCAGTCTCTGATGATAGGGAGAGGATTCAGTTTAAGCACACCTTTTTTATGATGTTACAG AAAAGATGGAGTTTTCTTTTGCATCAAGGACGAAGAATATTCATAGTTGGTGATCTTAATATTGCTCCTGCTGCTATGGATAGCTGTAATCCGGGGCCAGACTTTGATAAGAACCA TGCACTGCCTTGCAGGTTCAGGAGGTGGTTTAGATCCTTACTTGTTGAAAATGGTGGCGATTTCTTTGATGTTTTCAGAGCAAAGCATCCTGAGAG GACGGAAGCATTCACTCACTGGCCGCAGAACACGGGGGCTGAAGAATTCAATTATGGGTCTAGGATAGACCATATTCTCAGTGGTGGAGTATGTTTACATGAAGATAGTGGACAGAAAGGCCATAATTTTGTGACTTGCCATGTGAAAGAGTGTGACATAATGAGCCAATTCAAACGATGGAGGCCTGGGAATTCACCTAG GTGGAAGGCCGGGAGAAGCATCAAATTGGAAGGTTCTGATCATGTCCCTGTTTATACAAGTTTGATGGAAATCCCAGATATTGCGCAGCATAGTACTCCCTCTTTATCTGCTAGATTTGTTCCCGAGGTTCGTGGCGTCCAGCAGACTATTG TGTCAATGATGATGAAAAGACAAGTAGAGAAGCAAGTTAAGACCGACGAAGTGTCAAGTTCATTTTCAGAGGAAAATATGACAGTTGGGACTTGCATTGAGAATTTGGAAAGATCATCTTATGACTTCAATACATCAGGCTCGCCCTCTGAAAGAAGTTGTGATGCTTCTGGAGGTTCCTTTAGTGAGACTGCCCATGCTAAAATGTCTGCATTTGAAACTGTCCGTGCTAACTCAACCCCTGGTAAAGAAATCAGGAAAAAAGCAAGACACGGTCAATCGTCACAACAACTCTCACTGAAgtcattttttaagaaaagttTGACATCTGCTTTTGGGCATGACCACACTAGCACTGCGATCAACAATGAGCTGGGAGATGTGGCAAAATCTGACAATACACCAGTTGAACCTACCATGGATGAGCAGGAGAGCTGTCGTCCTGAGCAGTCCCAGTTAAATGATTGTATATCCACTCAGGATCAAGGTGATCTAAATGCCTGTTGTTCTTCTGAGGCGGACAAGAGTAATGTTGCGTTATCAGAGTGGCAAAGGATTCGGCAACTGATGCAGAACAGCATGCCTTTTTGCAAGGGCCATCATGAACATTGTGTTTCTCGGGTTGTGAAGAAAGAAGGCCCTAATTTTGGCCGCAGATTCTATGTCTGTGCTCGTGCTGAG
- the LOC131304322 gene encoding DNA-(apurinic or apyrimidinic site) endonuclease 2 isoform X2: MKIVTYNVNGLRPRVSQFGSLLKLLDSLDADIICLQETKISRQDLTADLLVADGYECFFSCTRTTDKGRISYSGVATFCRVKSAFSSNEVALPLAAEEGFTGVLESSKGLRRREDEGPAKAGGLEEFSKEELLKIDSEGRCVITDHGHFVLFNIYGPRAVSDDRERIQFKHTFFMMLQKRWSFLLHQGRRIFIVGDLNIAPAAMDSCNPGPDFDKNHALPCRFRRWFRSLLVENGGDFFDVFRAKHPERTEAFTHWPQNTGAEEFNYGSRIDHILSGGVCLHEDSGQKGHNFVTCHVKECDIMSQFKRWRPGNSPRWKAGRSIKLEGSDHVPVYTSLMEIPDIAQHSTPSLSARFVPEVRGVQQTIVSMMMKRQVEKQVKTDEVSSSFSEENMTVGTCIENLERSSYDFNTSGSPSERSCDASGGSFSETAHAKMSAFETVRANSTPGKEIRKKARHGQSSQQLSLKSFFKKSLTSAFGHDHTSTAINNELGDVAKSDNTPVEPTMDEQESCRPEQSQLNDCISTQDQGDLNACCSSEADKSNVALSEWQRIRQLMQNSMPFCKGHHEHCVSRVVKKEGPNFGRRFYVCARAEVKVFLMRCQPPHLLPFWTPNLPYLLLNAVLVS; encoded by the exons GTGACGTACAACGTCAACGGCCTCAGGCCTCGGGTCTCGCAGTTCGGTTCTCTCCTCAAATTACTCGACTCTCTCGATGCCGATATCATCTGTTTACAGGAGACCAAGATATCTAGACAGGACCTAACGGCGGATTTGCTTGTGGCCGACGGCTATGAGTGCTTCTTTTCCTGCACCCGCACCACCGATAAAGGACGCATCAGCTACTCCG GCGTTGCAACATTTTGTCGCGTAAAGTCAGCATTTTCAAGCAATGAAGTGGCTTTACCCCTTGCAGCCGAGGAGGGCTTTACTGGGGTTCTTGAAAGTTCAAAAGGGTTGAGAAGGAGAGAAGATGAAGGACCGGCAAAAGCAGGGGGCCTTGAGGAATTCTCAAAGGAAGAGCTTCTTAAGATTGATAGTGAGGGGCGATGTGTCATAACAGACCATGGCCATTTTG TGCTTTTTAACATCTATGGACCACGAGCAGTCTCTGATGATAGGGAGAGGATTCAGTTTAAGCACACCTTTTTTATGATGTTACAG AAAAGATGGAGTTTTCTTTTGCATCAAGGACGAAGAATATTCATAGTTGGTGATCTTAATATTGCTCCTGCTGCTATGGATAGCTGTAATCCGGGGCCAGACTTTGATAAGAACCA TGCACTGCCTTGCAGGTTCAGGAGGTGGTTTAGATCCTTACTTGTTGAAAATGGTGGCGATTTCTTTGATGTTTTCAGAGCAAAGCATCCTGAGAG GACGGAAGCATTCACTCACTGGCCGCAGAACACGGGGGCTGAAGAATTCAATTATGGGTCTAGGATAGACCATATTCTCAGTGGTGGAGTATGTTTACATGAAGATAGTGGACAGAAAGGCCATAATTTTGTGACTTGCCATGTGAAAGAGTGTGACATAATGAGCCAATTCAAACGATGGAGGCCTGGGAATTCACCTAG GTGGAAGGCCGGGAGAAGCATCAAATTGGAAGGTTCTGATCATGTCCCTGTTTATACAAGTTTGATGGAAATCCCAGATATTGCGCAGCATAGTACTCCCTCTTTATCTGCTAGATTTGTTCCCGAGGTTCGTGGCGTCCAGCAGACTATTG TGTCAATGATGATGAAAAGACAAGTAGAGAAGCAAGTTAAGACCGACGAAGTGTCAAGTTCATTTTCAGAGGAAAATATGACAGTTGGGACTTGCATTGAGAATTTGGAAAGATCATCTTATGACTTCAATACATCAGGCTCGCCCTCTGAAAGAAGTTGTGATGCTTCTGGAGGTTCCTTTAGTGAGACTGCCCATGCTAAAATGTCTGCATTTGAAACTGTCCGTGCTAACTCAACCCCTGGTAAAGAAATCAGGAAAAAAGCAAGACACGGTCAATCGTCACAACAACTCTCACTGAAgtcattttttaagaaaagttTGACATCTGCTTTTGGGCATGACCACACTAGCACTGCGATCAACAATGAGCTGGGAGATGTGGCAAAATCTGACAATACACCAGTTGAACCTACCATGGATGAGCAGGAGAGCTGTCGTCCTGAGCAGTCCCAGTTAAATGATTGTATATCCACTCAGGATCAAGGTGATCTAAATGCCTGTTGTTCTTCTGAGGCGGACAAGAGTAATGTTGCGTTATCAGAGTGGCAAAGGATTCGGCAACTGATGCAGAACAGCATGCCTTTTTGCAAGGGCCATCATGAACATTGTGTTTCTCGGGTTGTGAAGAAAGAAGGCCCTAATTTTGGCCGCAGATTCTATGTCTGTGCTCGTGCTGAG
- the LOC131304322 gene encoding DNA-(apurinic or apyrimidinic site) endonuclease 2 isoform X4, which produces MKIVTYNVNGLRPRVSQFGSLLKLLDSLDADIICLQETKISRQDLTADLLVADGYECFFSCTRTTDKGRISYSGVATFCRVKSAFSSNEVALPLAAEEGFTGVLESSKGLRRREDEGPAKAGGLEEFSKEELLKIDSEGRCVITDHGHFVLFNIYGPRAVSDDRERIQFKHTFFMMLQKRWSFLLHQGRRIFIVGDLNIAPAAMDSCNPGPDFDKNQFRRWFRSLLVENGGDFFDVFRAKHPERTEAFTHWPQNTGAEEFNYGSRIDHILSGGVCLHEDSGQKGHNFVTCHVKECDIMSQFKRWRPGNSPRWKAGRSIKLEGSDHVPVYTSLMEIPDIAQHSTPSLSARFVPEVRGVQQTIVSMMMKRQVEKQVKTDEVSSSFSEENMTVGTCIENLERSSYDFNTSGSPSERSCDASGGSFSETAHAKMSAFETVRANSTPGKEIRKKARHGQSSQQLSLKSFFKKSLTSAFGHDHTSTAINNELGDVAKSDNTPVEPTMDEQESCRPEQSQLNDCISTQDQGDLNACCSSEADKSNVALSEWQRIRQLMQNSMPFCKGHHEHCVSRVVKKEGPNFGRRFYVCARAEVKVFLMRCQPPHLLPFWTPNLPYLLLNAVLVS; this is translated from the exons GTGACGTACAACGTCAACGGCCTCAGGCCTCGGGTCTCGCAGTTCGGTTCTCTCCTCAAATTACTCGACTCTCTCGATGCCGATATCATCTGTTTACAGGAGACCAAGATATCTAGACAGGACCTAACGGCGGATTTGCTTGTGGCCGACGGCTATGAGTGCTTCTTTTCCTGCACCCGCACCACCGATAAAGGACGCATCAGCTACTCCG GCGTTGCAACATTTTGTCGCGTAAAGTCAGCATTTTCAAGCAATGAAGTGGCTTTACCCCTTGCAGCCGAGGAGGGCTTTACTGGGGTTCTTGAAAGTTCAAAAGGGTTGAGAAGGAGAGAAGATGAAGGACCGGCAAAAGCAGGGGGCCTTGAGGAATTCTCAAAGGAAGAGCTTCTTAAGATTGATAGTGAGGGGCGATGTGTCATAACAGACCATGGCCATTTTG TGCTTTTTAACATCTATGGACCACGAGCAGTCTCTGATGATAGGGAGAGGATTCAGTTTAAGCACACCTTTTTTATGATGTTACAG AAAAGATGGAGTTTTCTTTTGCATCAAGGACGAAGAATATTCATAGTTGGTGATCTTAATATTGCTCCTGCTGCTATGGATAGCTGTAATCCGGGGCCAGACTTTGATAAGAACCA GTTCAGGAGGTGGTTTAGATCCTTACTTGTTGAAAATGGTGGCGATTTCTTTGATGTTTTCAGAGCAAAGCATCCTGAGAG GACGGAAGCATTCACTCACTGGCCGCAGAACACGGGGGCTGAAGAATTCAATTATGGGTCTAGGATAGACCATATTCTCAGTGGTGGAGTATGTTTACATGAAGATAGTGGACAGAAAGGCCATAATTTTGTGACTTGCCATGTGAAAGAGTGTGACATAATGAGCCAATTCAAACGATGGAGGCCTGGGAATTCACCTAG GTGGAAGGCCGGGAGAAGCATCAAATTGGAAGGTTCTGATCATGTCCCTGTTTATACAAGTTTGATGGAAATCCCAGATATTGCGCAGCATAGTACTCCCTCTTTATCTGCTAGATTTGTTCCCGAGGTTCGTGGCGTCCAGCAGACTATTG TGTCAATGATGATGAAAAGACAAGTAGAGAAGCAAGTTAAGACCGACGAAGTGTCAAGTTCATTTTCAGAGGAAAATATGACAGTTGGGACTTGCATTGAGAATTTGGAAAGATCATCTTATGACTTCAATACATCAGGCTCGCCCTCTGAAAGAAGTTGTGATGCTTCTGGAGGTTCCTTTAGTGAGACTGCCCATGCTAAAATGTCTGCATTTGAAACTGTCCGTGCTAACTCAACCCCTGGTAAAGAAATCAGGAAAAAAGCAAGACACGGTCAATCGTCACAACAACTCTCACTGAAgtcattttttaagaaaagttTGACATCTGCTTTTGGGCATGACCACACTAGCACTGCGATCAACAATGAGCTGGGAGATGTGGCAAAATCTGACAATACACCAGTTGAACCTACCATGGATGAGCAGGAGAGCTGTCGTCCTGAGCAGTCCCAGTTAAATGATTGTATATCCACTCAGGATCAAGGTGATCTAAATGCCTGTTGTTCTTCTGAGGCGGACAAGAGTAATGTTGCGTTATCAGAGTGGCAAAGGATTCGGCAACTGATGCAGAACAGCATGCCTTTTTGCAAGGGCCATCATGAACATTGTGTTTCTCGGGTTGTGAAGAAAGAAGGCCCTAATTTTGGCCGCAGATTCTATGTCTGTGCTCGTGCTGAG
- the LOC131304322 gene encoding DNA-(apurinic or apyrimidinic site) endonuclease 2 isoform X5 — protein MKIVTYNVNGLRPRVSQFGSLLKLLDSLDADIICLQETKISRQDLTADLLVADGYECFFSCTRTTDKGRISYSGVATFCRVKSAFSSNEVALPLAAEEGFTGVLESSKGLRRREDEGPAKAGGLEEFSKEELLKIDSEGRCVITDHGHFGNLTVLFNIYGPRAVSDDRERIQFKHTFFMMLQKRWSFLLHQGRRIFIVGDLNIAPAAMDSCNPGPDFDKNHALPCRFRRWFRSLLVENGGDFFDVFRAKHPERTEAFTHWPQNTGAEEFNYGSRIDHILSGGVCLHEDSGQKGHNFVTCHVKECDIMSQFKRWRPGNSPRWKAGRSIKLEGSDHVPVYTSLMEIPDIAQHSTPSLSARFVPEVRGVQQTIVSMMMKRQVEKQVKTDEVSSSFSEENMTVGTCIENLERSSYDFNTSGSPSERSCDASGGSFSETAHAKMSAFETVRANSTPGKEIRKKARHGQSSQQLSLKSFFKKSLTSAFGHDHTSTAINNELGDVAKSDNTPVEPTMDEQESCRPEQSQLNDCISTQDQGDLNACCSSEADKSNVALSEWQRIRQLMQNSMPFCKGHHEHCVSRVVKKEGPNFGRRFYVCARAEWRPRTCLSGGS, from the exons GTGACGTACAACGTCAACGGCCTCAGGCCTCGGGTCTCGCAGTTCGGTTCTCTCCTCAAATTACTCGACTCTCTCGATGCCGATATCATCTGTTTACAGGAGACCAAGATATCTAGACAGGACCTAACGGCGGATTTGCTTGTGGCCGACGGCTATGAGTGCTTCTTTTCCTGCACCCGCACCACCGATAAAGGACGCATCAGCTACTCCG GCGTTGCAACATTTTGTCGCGTAAAGTCAGCATTTTCAAGCAATGAAGTGGCTTTACCCCTTGCAGCCGAGGAGGGCTTTACTGGGGTTCTTGAAAGTTCAAAAGGGTTGAGAAGGAGAGAAGATGAAGGACCGGCAAAAGCAGGGGGCCTTGAGGAATTCTCAAAGGAAGAGCTTCTTAAGATTGATAGTGAGGGGCGATGTGTCATAACAGACCATGGCCATTTTG GGAATTTGACAGTGCTTTTTAACATCTATGGACCACGAGCAGTCTCTGATGATAGGGAGAGGATTCAGTTTAAGCACACCTTTTTTATGATGTTACAG AAAAGATGGAGTTTTCTTTTGCATCAAGGACGAAGAATATTCATAGTTGGTGATCTTAATATTGCTCCTGCTGCTATGGATAGCTGTAATCCGGGGCCAGACTTTGATAAGAACCA TGCACTGCCTTGCAGGTTCAGGAGGTGGTTTAGATCCTTACTTGTTGAAAATGGTGGCGATTTCTTTGATGTTTTCAGAGCAAAGCATCCTGAGAG GACGGAAGCATTCACTCACTGGCCGCAGAACACGGGGGCTGAAGAATTCAATTATGGGTCTAGGATAGACCATATTCTCAGTGGTGGAGTATGTTTACATGAAGATAGTGGACAGAAAGGCCATAATTTTGTGACTTGCCATGTGAAAGAGTGTGACATAATGAGCCAATTCAAACGATGGAGGCCTGGGAATTCACCTAG GTGGAAGGCCGGGAGAAGCATCAAATTGGAAGGTTCTGATCATGTCCCTGTTTATACAAGTTTGATGGAAATCCCAGATATTGCGCAGCATAGTACTCCCTCTTTATCTGCTAGATTTGTTCCCGAGGTTCGTGGCGTCCAGCAGACTATTG TGTCAATGATGATGAAAAGACAAGTAGAGAAGCAAGTTAAGACCGACGAAGTGTCAAGTTCATTTTCAGAGGAAAATATGACAGTTGGGACTTGCATTGAGAATTTGGAAAGATCATCTTATGACTTCAATACATCAGGCTCGCCCTCTGAAAGAAGTTGTGATGCTTCTGGAGGTTCCTTTAGTGAGACTGCCCATGCTAAAATGTCTGCATTTGAAACTGTCCGTGCTAACTCAACCCCTGGTAAAGAAATCAGGAAAAAAGCAAGACACGGTCAATCGTCACAACAACTCTCACTGAAgtcattttttaagaaaagttTGACATCTGCTTTTGGGCATGACCACACTAGCACTGCGATCAACAATGAGCTGGGAGATGTGGCAAAATCTGACAATACACCAGTTGAACCTACCATGGATGAGCAGGAGAGCTGTCGTCCTGAGCAGTCCCAGTTAAATGATTGTATATCCACTCAGGATCAAGGTGATCTAAATGCCTGTTGTTCTTCTGAGGCGGACAAGAGTAATGTTGCGTTATCAGAGTGGCAAAGGATTCGGCAACTGATGCAGAACAGCATGCCTTTTTGCAAGGGCCATCATGAACATTGTGTTTCTCGGGTTGTGAAGAAAGAAGGCCCTAATTTTGGCCGCAGATTCTATGTCTGTGCTCGTGCTGAG TGGCGGCCAAGAACTTGTTTGAGTGGGGGCAGCTAG
- the LOC131304322 gene encoding DNA-(apurinic or apyrimidinic site) endonuclease 2 isoform X3, with product MKIVTYNVNGLRPRVSQFGSLLKLLDSLDADIICLQETKISRQDLTADLLVADGYECFFSCTRTTDKGRISYSGVATFCRVKSAFSSNEVALPLAAEEGFTGVLESSKGLRRREDEGPAKAGGLEEFSKEELLKIDSEGRCVITDHGHFGNLTVLFNIYGPRAVSDDRERIQFKHTFFMMLQKRWSFLLHQGRRIFIVGDLNIAPAAMDSCNPGPDFDKNQFRRWFRSLLVENGGDFFDVFRAKHPERTEAFTHWPQNTGAEEFNYGSRIDHILSGGVCLHEDSGQKGHNFVTCHVKECDIMSQFKRWRPGNSPRWKAGRSIKLEGSDHVPVYTSLMEIPDIAQHSTPSLSARFVPEVRGVQQTIVSMMMKRQVEKQVKTDEVSSSFSEENMTVGTCIENLERSSYDFNTSGSPSERSCDASGGSFSETAHAKMSAFETVRANSTPGKEIRKKARHGQSSQQLSLKSFFKKSLTSAFGHDHTSTAINNELGDVAKSDNTPVEPTMDEQESCRPEQSQLNDCISTQDQGDLNACCSSEADKSNVALSEWQRIRQLMQNSMPFCKGHHEHCVSRVVKKEGPNFGRRFYVCARAEVKVFLMRCQPPHLLPFWTPNLPYLLLNAVLVS from the exons GTGACGTACAACGTCAACGGCCTCAGGCCTCGGGTCTCGCAGTTCGGTTCTCTCCTCAAATTACTCGACTCTCTCGATGCCGATATCATCTGTTTACAGGAGACCAAGATATCTAGACAGGACCTAACGGCGGATTTGCTTGTGGCCGACGGCTATGAGTGCTTCTTTTCCTGCACCCGCACCACCGATAAAGGACGCATCAGCTACTCCG GCGTTGCAACATTTTGTCGCGTAAAGTCAGCATTTTCAAGCAATGAAGTGGCTTTACCCCTTGCAGCCGAGGAGGGCTTTACTGGGGTTCTTGAAAGTTCAAAAGGGTTGAGAAGGAGAGAAGATGAAGGACCGGCAAAAGCAGGGGGCCTTGAGGAATTCTCAAAGGAAGAGCTTCTTAAGATTGATAGTGAGGGGCGATGTGTCATAACAGACCATGGCCATTTTG GGAATTTGACAGTGCTTTTTAACATCTATGGACCACGAGCAGTCTCTGATGATAGGGAGAGGATTCAGTTTAAGCACACCTTTTTTATGATGTTACAG AAAAGATGGAGTTTTCTTTTGCATCAAGGACGAAGAATATTCATAGTTGGTGATCTTAATATTGCTCCTGCTGCTATGGATAGCTGTAATCCGGGGCCAGACTTTGATAAGAACCA GTTCAGGAGGTGGTTTAGATCCTTACTTGTTGAAAATGGTGGCGATTTCTTTGATGTTTTCAGAGCAAAGCATCCTGAGAG GACGGAAGCATTCACTCACTGGCCGCAGAACACGGGGGCTGAAGAATTCAATTATGGGTCTAGGATAGACCATATTCTCAGTGGTGGAGTATGTTTACATGAAGATAGTGGACAGAAAGGCCATAATTTTGTGACTTGCCATGTGAAAGAGTGTGACATAATGAGCCAATTCAAACGATGGAGGCCTGGGAATTCACCTAG GTGGAAGGCCGGGAGAAGCATCAAATTGGAAGGTTCTGATCATGTCCCTGTTTATACAAGTTTGATGGAAATCCCAGATATTGCGCAGCATAGTACTCCCTCTTTATCTGCTAGATTTGTTCCCGAGGTTCGTGGCGTCCAGCAGACTATTG TGTCAATGATGATGAAAAGACAAGTAGAGAAGCAAGTTAAGACCGACGAAGTGTCAAGTTCATTTTCAGAGGAAAATATGACAGTTGGGACTTGCATTGAGAATTTGGAAAGATCATCTTATGACTTCAATACATCAGGCTCGCCCTCTGAAAGAAGTTGTGATGCTTCTGGAGGTTCCTTTAGTGAGACTGCCCATGCTAAAATGTCTGCATTTGAAACTGTCCGTGCTAACTCAACCCCTGGTAAAGAAATCAGGAAAAAAGCAAGACACGGTCAATCGTCACAACAACTCTCACTGAAgtcattttttaagaaaagttTGACATCTGCTTTTGGGCATGACCACACTAGCACTGCGATCAACAATGAGCTGGGAGATGTGGCAAAATCTGACAATACACCAGTTGAACCTACCATGGATGAGCAGGAGAGCTGTCGTCCTGAGCAGTCCCAGTTAAATGATTGTATATCCACTCAGGATCAAGGTGATCTAAATGCCTGTTGTTCTTCTGAGGCGGACAAGAGTAATGTTGCGTTATCAGAGTGGCAAAGGATTCGGCAACTGATGCAGAACAGCATGCCTTTTTGCAAGGGCCATCATGAACATTGTGTTTCTCGGGTTGTGAAGAAAGAAGGCCCTAATTTTGGCCGCAGATTCTATGTCTGTGCTCGTGCTGAG